In one window of Dermochelys coriacea isolate rDerCor1 chromosome 3, rDerCor1.pri.v4, whole genome shotgun sequence DNA:
- the LOC119853305 gene encoding LOW QUALITY PROTEIN: ferritin heavy chain-like (The sequence of the model RefSeq protein was modified relative to this genomic sequence to represent the inferred CDS: inserted 1 base in 1 codon; deleted 1 base in 1 codon), whose translation MSSSPSQVCQNYNQDSEAAVNRQINVELYASYVCLSISFHFDRDDVALKNFAKYFLHQSHKECEAAEKLMKLQNQRDGRIFLQDIKKADRDDWENGLTAMECALHLEKNVNQSLLDLHKLATDKNDPHLCDFIEIQYLDEQVKAIKELDDHVTNLRKMGHPNXGMVEYPFDKHTLGGSDSVN comes from the exons ATGTCTTCGTCTCCATCCCAGGTGTGCCAGAACTACAATCAGGACAGCGAGGCGGCCGTCAACCGCCAGATCAACGTGGAGCTCTACGCCTCCTACGTGTGCCTCAGCATATCTTTCCATTTTGACCGGGATGATGTGGCTCTAAAGAATTTTGCCAAGTATTTCCTGCACCAGTCCCACAAAGAGTGTGAAGCA GCTGAAAAACTCATGAAGTTGCAGAACCAGAGGGATGGTCGCATCTTTCTGCAGGACATCAAGAAAGCAGATCGTGATGATTGGGAGAATGGGCTGACAGCAATGGAGTGTGccttgcacctggaaaagaatgtgaaccagtcactccTTGATCTTCACAAGCTGGCAACTGATaagaatgaccctcatttgtgtgacttcattgaGATCCAGTACCTGGATGAGCAGGTGAAGGCCATCAAAGAACTGGATGATCATGTGACCAACCTGCGCAAGATGGGGCATCCAA ATGGGATGGTGGAGTACCCCTTTGACAAGCACACCCTGGGGGGCAGTGACAGTGTGAACTAA